In Panacibacter ginsenosidivorans, the following proteins share a genomic window:
- a CDS encoding DUF1801 domain-containing protein has protein sequence MNIQQQIKAYISSQPEPKRGEMQELHQRILQLLPNCKLWFLDGKDSKGKIVSNPNIGYGSYSITYTDGTAREFYQIGLSANATGISAYIMGIKDKTYLAHTYGKKLGKASVTGYCIKFKTLKDINIDILQGAILYGVAATNEKG, from the coding sequence ATGAACATACAACAACAAATCAAAGCGTATATTTCCAGCCAGCCTGAACCAAAGCGTGGTGAGATGCAGGAGTTGCACCAACGCATACTTCAATTGCTGCCAAACTGTAAATTATGGTTCTTAGATGGCAAGGACAGTAAAGGAAAAATTGTTTCTAATCCTAATATAGGATATGGATCTTATAGCATAACATATACTGACGGAACGGCCAGGGAGTTTTACCAAATTGGTTTGAGCGCAAACGCAACCGGGATCTCTGCCTATATCATGGGTATTAAAGATAAAACATACTTAGCTCATACATATGGAAAAAAACTAGGCAAAGCAAGTGTGACCGGTTATTGCATTAAGTTCAAAACTTTGAAAGACATCAATATTGATATTCTCCAAGGGGCAATACTATATGGGGTTGCAGCAACGAATGAAAAAGGGTAA